From the genome of Faecalibacterium prausnitzii:
TTCCGGTAGAGATCGAGGGAAAATAGTACCGAAGTCTGGGATGGAAGATGGCGAGAAAAGCTGTGTGGATTTCTGAGGTGCCCGTACCGCAAACCGACACAGGTAGGTAGGAAGAAGATTCTAAGGCCAACGGGAGAAGGGTTGTTAAGGAACTCGGCAAATTGACCCCGTAACTTCGGGAGAAGGGGTGCTCCAGAGATGGAGCCGCAGAGAATCGGCCCAAGCAACTGTTTACCAAAAACACAGGTTTGTGCTAAATCGAAAGATGACGTATACGAGCTGACGCCTGCCCGGTGCTGGAAGGTTAAGAGGAGATGTGCAAGCATTGAATCGAAGCCCCAGTGAACGGCGGCCGTAACTATAACGGTCCTAAGGTAGCGAAATTCCTTGTCAGGTAAGTTCTGACCCGCATGAAAGGCGTAATGATTTGGGCACTGTCTCAACAGCCCGCCCGGCGAAATTGTAGTACCGGTGAAGATGCCGGTTACCCGCGACAAGACGGAAAGACCCCATGGAGCTTTACTGTAGCCTAATATTGGGTTTCGATGTTGCATGCACAGGATAGATGGGACTCTGGGAAGTGATCGCTTTGGCGGTCATGGAGAGGACGTTGGGATACCATCCTTGCGATATTGGAATTCTAACCTGCGGCTCTGAATCGAGTCGGGGGACATTGTTAGGTGGGCAGTTTGACTGGGGCGGTCGCCTCCTAAAGAGTAACGGAGGCGTTCAAAGGTTCGCTCAGCTTGAACGGAAATCAAGCAAAAGAGTGCAAACGCAGAAGCGAGCCTAACTGCGAGACTGACGGGTCGAGCAGTAACGAAAGTTGGAGTTAGTGATCCGGTGGTATGTGAGTGGAAATGCCATCGCTCAACGGATAAAAGTTACCCTGGGGATAACAGGCTGATCTCCCCCAAGAGTCCACATCGACGGGGAGGTTTGGCACCTCGATGTCGGCTCATCGCATCCTGGGGCTGTATTCGGTCCCAAGGGTTTGGCTGTTCGCCAATTAAAGCGGTACGCGAGCTGGGTTCAGAACGTCGTGAGACAGTTCGGTCCCTATCTGTCGTGGGCGCAGGATATTTGATGGGAGCTGTCCCTAGTACGAGAGGACCGGGACGGACGTACCTCTGGCGCACCAGTTGTTCCGCCAGGAGCATAGCTGGGCAACTACGTACGGATCGGATAAACGCTGAAAGCATCTAAGCGTGAAGCCGACCCAAAGATAAGATATCCCACTGATTTGATCAGGTAAGATCCCTTGAAGACTACAAGGTTGATAGGCACGATGTGTAAGTGGAGTGATCCATTCAGCAAGTGTGTACTAATAGATCGAGGGCTTGACCACAATTCGCTTGAGACTCAAAGAGTCAACGAAAAAATGTTAGCAGTGATTATTCAGTTTTGAAGGCACGTCCTTCTAAAAACACTGGACAAACAGTAGACCGTATGGTATACTGAACCAGTCATATGGTCGGTGACGATGACGGTGAGGTCCCACCTGTTCCCATTCCGAACACAGTAGTTAAGCTCACTCGTGCCCAAGATAGTTAGCTGGAAACGGCTTGTGAAAATAGGTAGTCGCCGACTTGATCGAAACGCTCTGAGAGAAATCTTAGGGCGTTTTTTGTTGCACTTTGGAGCGAAAAATAGTATCATAAAAGGCAGAAACTTATAGTTTCTACAGATATTCCTGCTACACTGGATGCAGTACAAAGAGAGGAGTGTCTGTATGGAACAATTGATGAAAAAAGGGCTGGATGGGACTCGGCTCAAGACCGTCGCGCTGGTGCTGATGGTGTTGGATCACATCCATTATTTCTTTGAATTTACGGGCTGGGTGCCCACCTGGTTCAGTATGCTGGGGCGGCTCAGTGCGCCGCTGTTTCTGTTCTGCACGGTGGAGGGCTTCGCGCACACCCATGACCGGAAGCGCTACGTTCTCCGCATCTGGGCAATCGGAACGGCGATGGCGGCACTGGAATTTTTCATGATCTATGCCGGTGCCTTCCGGCGTGGAGACGGCTTTTATCCGCAGAATGCCATCTTTCAGGATCTTGTGCTGCTGTGCGTGGTCTGGCAGGGCATCGACTGGCTGCGCGAAAAGAAAATTGCAAAGGGCGCAGCAGCCATTGCAGCTGTGCTTTGCTGGCCCTATATGGTCGTGGCTTTTCTGCTGCTTTTCCCCCAAGTGCAGGATATGCCCATTGCCTCTGCGGTGGTGGCGTTCCTGATGACGAGTCCGCTGCCCATGTGGACGGCTGTCACAGACGGTAGCTGGGGCTTTTTGCTGGGTGGTGTGCTGCTGTATGCCCTGCGGGGGCATCGTCCGGTGCAGCTGGGCGTGTGGGCGCTGAATGCGCTTCTGTGGGATTTGGTGCTGCCCTTTGCGATGGTTCACGCTCAGGCAGATTTCGTCTGGACCCAGATGTTTACGGATTATTACGAGTGGTTCGGCGTAGGCGCTGTGGTGCTGATGCTGCTGTACAACGGCCAGCGGGGCAGCGGCCACAAGCAGCTGTTTTACTGGTTCTATCCGGCCCATATCTATCTTTTGTATGGGGCGTCCTGCCTGCTTTACAATGTGATGAGGTGATCGTGTGGCAAATATTCTGGCGGTGGATGACAACCCGGATCTGTGCGCCTTGCTGAGGACTGCCTTGGAGCGGGACGGCCACCGGGTGGAGACGCGCTGCTCCGGCAAAGAGATCACGGATGCCCTGTGCCGCTGGGCAGATTGCATCCTGCTGGATGTGATGATGCCAAACGAAAGCGGCTTTGCTGTCTGCCGCCGGATCCGGGAGCAGACGGATGCACCCATTTTGTTCCTGACGGCCCGGACCGATGAGGCATCCGTGCTGGAGGGGCTGGGCATTGGAGGAGATGACTACCTGACCAAGCCCTTCCGGGTGGGTGAACTGCGGGCGCGGGTCGCGGCCCATCTGCGGCGGCAGAATCGTGTTCCGGTGTACCGGATGGTGCGTAGCGGGGTGAGCTTTGATATGACGGGCAAATCGGCGTCCTACGCAGAAAAAGAACTGCCGCTGACCCGCTCGGAGTACGCTATCTGTGAGTATCTGGCGCTTCATGCCGGGCAGACCTTCACCAAGGAACAGATCTACGAAGCCGTGTTTGGCGTGGATGGAACAGCGGACGACACCGCTATCACCCAGCATATCAAAAACATCCGGGTCAAGCTGCGGGCCGCAGGGGCACCGGAGACGCTTTTGAAGACGGTGTGGGGAGTGGGCTATCAATGGAAAAGCGAAAACTGATCTCGCTGCGGGCCGTGCTGCTGGGGTATCTTGTGCAGACAGCGGTGAGCTGCATTGTGGCAGCGGTGCTTTGGCTCCTGCTGTTTTTTTTGTGCATCGACAGCGGATGGCTTCTTCCGGCCAACCGGGCGGCGCGGGTCTCGAACGAGGCAGTACAGAACATCCTGCCGTACCGGACGGCGAAAACATTTGACCCGGCTGAGCTGGACCCGCTGTGCCGGTATGTGCTGATTGATGCAGAGGGGAATACGGTGCTTGCCACCAACATGGACAGTTCCCATCTGCAAAAGGCAATGCGGGAGTGGACGGGGGATCTTCGCTGGGAGATTGGATACGAACAGTATTATCTGCGCGTGAGATTGCAGGACGGGACGGTTTGTCTGCTGCAATTTGACTACGCAGTGCCCTATGCAGACCCAACTCTGCGCGATACTCTGCCGGATGTGCAGACGATGCACTTGATCTTGGGCATTTTCCTGCTGGTGGGGGTGGTCGCGTGGAGCACCCACCGTTCCGGTGCGTTTCTGAGGCGGGAGACGGCTCGGCTGACGGAGGCGTCCCGGCAGGTGGCCGAAAAAAAGGGCATCGAGGACATCGACTTTACCGGGGCAAAGGTGCGGGAGTACGATGAGGCTCTGCGTGCGTTGCAGCTGATGGGCGAGGAACTGACCGACAGCCTGCAGGCCCAGTGGGAAATGGAGCACCGGCAGCGGGAGAGCATCATCCAGCTGTCTCACAAGCTGAAGACGCCGTTGACGGTCATTCAGGGCAATGCCGAACTTCTGGCCGAGGATGAGGGCATGACCGGGGAACAGAAGGCCCAGCTCGACGCCATCCTTCGCAGCACCGGAGAGACGCGGAATTATCTGACCCGCATCCGCGCTGAGGTGCAGACGCCCCTGAAATACAAGCAAAGACCATAACAACAGCCGTCCCGCCGCGTTGAGAGAACAACGCGGCGGGGCGGCTGTGTGGTATCGGAAAATGTTACTGCATGTTGGCCTTTTGGATCAGGCTGCGGATGTGGTGGGCCAGCATCTCGATGGCGGGGCCGTTCTCGCCGCCGTTGGGGATGATGATGTCGGCGTTGCGCTTGCTGGGCTCCACAAAGGCTTCGTGCATGGGCTTGACCGTGGTGCGGTACTGGGTGATGACGCTGTCCAGCGAGCGGCCGCGCTCCTTGACGTCCCGCAGGATGCGGCGGAGGATGCGCTCATCGGCGTCGGTGTCCACATAGATCTTGTAGTCGAACAGCTTGCAAAGCTCCGGCTCGGCCAGGGGCAGGATGCCCTCCACGATGAGGACGGGGGCCGGCTCGATGTGCTGCACCTCGCTGCTGCGGTTGAGGTCGGCGTAATCGTAGACCGGGCAGTCGATGGCGCGGCCTGCCTTCAGCTCCTGCAGGTGCTCGATGAGCAGGTCGTTGTCAAACGCGTCCGGATGGTCATAGTTCAGCTTGCAGCGCTCCGCAAAAGGAAGCTCGTCGTGGCGCTTGTAGTAGCTGTCGTGGGAGATTAGACGCACCTCGTCCTCCCCGAACCGTTCCTTGAGCCGGATGGCCAGTGTGGTCTTGCCGCTGCCCGAACCACCCGCGATGCCGATGATGAGATTGTTCATGCTCCAAAATCCTCCCGCCTGCCGATTTCGGTAGAAAAACCGGTCAAAATAAGTTATAATAGAAACACGGTATCTTACTGCCTATCATAACACAAAAACGCGGTTTTTGACAGAGCAAACCATGCTCTTGGAGGAAATTTGATGGAAAAAATTGTTTTGGCTCCCTACATTGACCAGACAGACCGCTGGGTGAACGGCTGCGAGAGCATCAGCGCGGTGATGCTGCTGCAGGCGATGGGCATCCGGATCGACCCGGACACCTTCATCGAGCGGGACCTGCCCCATGCTCCCTACTGGGAGCAGGATGGGAAACTCTACGGCCCGGACCCGTGGCAGGTCTACCCCGGTGACCCGCACGACCACACCGGCTACGGCTGCTATGCGCCCTGCATCGTCCGGGCGCTGAACAGTGCGCTGGAACACGAGGGCGCGGCCGGGCAGTTCGAGGTGGTGGACGAGAGCGGCAAGACGGCGGCGGAACTCTGCCGGTACATCGACGCCGGGATGCCGGTGGTGTTCTGGGCGACCCTGGACTTTCAGCCCGTGCCCGAACAGCGGGACCACTGGCTGCTGGCCGACGGCACCGACTTTGCCTGGAAGTGCAACGAGCACTGCCTGCTGCTGGTGGGCTACGATGCCGAGCATTACTGGTTCAATGACCCATGGCACGATCACGGTCTCTGCTGCCAGCCCAAGGCGCTGGTGGAGGCCTGCCATGCCGCGCAGGGAATGTTCGCTGTGACCCTGCGCAGGAGGTGAGCTGCCATGCAGAAGGACGAATTGAAACAAAATGTCAAAAACTACGCCCAGAAGTTTGAGGACGGCGGCCTCCGGCTGCTGAAAAAGGGCCAGAAGGGGGTCATTCACGCCATCTTCAGCCGGTTCGGGCTGGTGCTGCTGCTCCTGCTGCTTCAGGTGGGGCTGCTGGTCAGCATCTTCCGCTGGTTCGGCAATCTGTGGCCCCACTACTTCGGCGGCAGCGTGGCCGTCACGGCGGTCATGGTCCTCTATCTGCTGAACAGCAAGATGGACAACAGTGCAAAGATCACCTGGATGGTGGTCATTGCGCTCTTTCCGGTGGTGGGTGTGCCGCTGTTCTTCTATGTGAAGAGCAACTTCGGCCACAACATCCTGCGCAAACGGCTGCTGGAACTGGAAGATGTGCTGCGCACCCAGCTGCCGCAAAACCGATCGGTCGTCCAGAAGCTGGAAGCGTCCGAACCCGGCGCGGCGTCGCTGGCGACCTATCTGTATGGGAGGGGCGGCGGCTTCCCGGTGTATGAGAACACCGCCATGACCTATTTCCCCAGCGGCGAGGCCAAGTTCGAGGAATTGCTGCGCCAGTTGGAAACGGCAGAAAAGTACATCTTCGTCGAATACTTCATCATCGACGAGGGGCTGTTCTGGGGCCGGGTGCTGGAAGTGCTGGCCCGCAAGGCCGCAGCGGGGGTGGACGTCCGGGTAATGTACGACGGCACCTGCGAGTTTTCGACCCTGCCGCGCGATTACCCCCGGCGGCTGGAAGCGCTTGGCATCCAGTGCAAGGTGTTCAGCCCGGTGCAGCCGTTCGTCTCTACCCACTACAATTACCGCGACCACCGGAAGATCCTGGTCATCGACGGGCGGGTGGGCTTTACCGGCGGCGTGAACCTGGCCGATGAGTACATCAACCAGGTGGAAAAGTATGGCCGCTGGAAGGATGCCGCTATCATGCTGGAGGGCGAGGCGGTCCGCTCGCTGACCGCGCTGTTTTTGCAGATGTGGTGCATCCTGAAGGAGCCGGAGTTCGACGCCTTTCTGGCCGAGCCCATCCCGGTGCCGGAAAATGCCGGAGGCACGGCGGCTCCCTATGGGGACTGCCCGCTGGATGGTGAGCGGGTGGGCGAGATGGTCTACATCGACCTGCTCAACCGGGCGCGGCGGTACATCCACATCATGACGCCCTATCTGATTTTAGACGGCGAGCTGGAAACGGCCCTGAAGTTTGCCGCCGAGCGCGGTGTGGACGTCCACCTCATCCTGCCGGGCATCGCGGACAAAAAGTTTGCGAACTCGCTGGCCAAGACCCATTATTCGTCCCTGCTGGATTCGGGGGTGAAGATCAGCGAGTGGACGCCGGGCTTTGTTCATGCAAAGGTCTTTGTCGTGGACGACCGGGAGGCCGTGGTGGGCACCATCAACCTCGATTACCGCAGCCTGTACCACCACTTTGAAGATGCGGTCTGGCTGACGGATGCCCCCTGCATCCGGGACATCGAGGCGGATTTTCAGGCGACGCTGGAACAGTGCCGCACTGTGGAAAACGACCCCAGAAGCATCTGGCAGGGGCGGTGGCTGTTCCGTGCGCTGGGCATGCTGCTCAAAGTGCTGGCACCGCTGCTGTAAAAAAGAAACAAAAAACGAGGCTGTCCGCGGGATACGGGCAGCCTCGTTTTTGCTTAGTTGAGTGCAGTCAGTGCCTTGACACAGGCGTCAAAGCGCTCCTGCGGGAGGGTCTGGGTGAAGAGCTGGAACTTCTTCAGCGTCAGGGCGCGGCAGTCGGGATAGTTCTGGACAAGTTCGACCAGCTCCGGCAGATGCTCTGCCAGCAGCGGGGCGCTGGCGGGGTCATCCAGCAGCTTGCCGATCCGCATGTCCGGGCCATACTCCGTGGCCTCTGCGGGCTGGGGCACAAGCTCGTCATGCCGGAAGATGTGTTCCAGAAAGCGCAGGGCCATCGGGAACCAGTGGGCGAGATCCGGGTTCTCATAGCTGCGGGGCGCGGTGACGTTGAGGGTGCCCAGCGAAGCACCGTGGTCGCCGTAGGAGAAGATGTGGATCTCATAGGGGGTGTGCAGCGCCGCCAGGCGGGAGGCAAAGTCCAGCGAATTCGAGGCGGGCACGAGCCGGTCGCCCTGGGTCGCGAACAGGAAGGAAGGCGGCGTCTGGGCGTCGATGTGGTTCAGCACATTGGGCATCTGGACGCCCATGGCGACACCGTCCGCGGCGTAGACGCCGTAGCCCAGCAGCAGGGCGGCGGGGCGGATGCGGCCCATGGTGCCCAATGCACCGGTCAGGTGGGCACCGGCGGAAAAGCCCAGCACGGCGATCTTGTCCGGGTCGATGTGGAGTTCTTCCGCGTGGTCATGCAGGTAGATGAGCGACTCCTCCGCCTCGGCCAGCGCATTGTCGAACACCTCGGCACCGGGGCAGCTGGTGCTGACGGTATACCGCAGCACGAAAGCGTTGTAACCGGCATTCAGAAAGGCCAGCGCCACTGGCTCGGCCTCGCGGTCGGTGCAGTAGGCATAGCCGCCGCCGGGGCAGATGAGGACGGCGGGACAGACATTCAGATTGGGCAGGGCGCTGCTGGTCTGCTGGACATAGCCGGTCAGGGTGGCGCTGCGCCGTCCGACGGGATGGGTGAACTGATTCATAGTGGGTACCTCCGTTTGATTTTATTGATACTGCTTTTCCAGCGAGAAACCGCGCCCGCTGACTTCGGTGACGCGGCTGACGATGAGAAAGCATTCCGGGTCGATGGAATGAACGAGCTTTTCGAGCTTGGGCAGCTCCCGGTTGGATACGACGCTGAGCAGCACCTCAGTAGGCTCGTGGGTGTAGCCGCCTTCGCCGTGCAGAATGGTCACGCCCCGGTCGATCTGTTCCAGAATGGCATCCAGGATCTCGTCCGACCGGGCGCTGACGATCTTGACCTGGGTGCGGCTGTCGCCCAGAAGGAGCATCTTGTCCATGACGATGGTGTGCAGGATGACCATCACGATGCCGTAGAGCACCTGTTCCGGCGGGCTGAAGAGCGCCTGCACCAGCAGGATGGCGATGTCGAAGACCATCATCGTGAGAGACACCGGCAGGCGGAACCATTTCTGGAGCACCAGCGGCGGGATGTCCATGCCGCCGGTGGAAGCACCGGCCCGAATGACCAGCCCCAGTGCCACGCCGATGCCCAGCCCCGCGAAGACCGTGCATAGGAAGATGTCCTCGGTGAGGACGCGGTCGGCCAGAAGCCGTTCCCACAGCGCCAGAAAAACGGGGCTGAGGATGCTGCTGGCCAGCGTGTTCAGCGCAAAGGCGCGGCCCAGAACGGCCCAGCCCCAGACCAGCATGGCCAGGTTGAACACCAGCAGAAAGCCGGAGACGGACAGGCCCGTGAGCCGCCCGAAGGCCAGCGCGATGCCGGTGGCACCGCCGGTCACGAGCCCGGCAGGCTCCAGAAATAAGGCGACCGTCAGCGCGTAGAGCGCGTTGCCAAGGACGATGACAAGGCTGTTCCAGAAGAGCTGGCGGCGATGCGTGTGGTTCATAGAAGATCCCTCCTTTCTCCTATGATACAGGATAAATATGAAAAAATCCACGTCTGCGATGCAATAAGATGCAATAACAAGAAGAACGGCACCCACCGGGTGCCGTTTTTCTTGTTATGATCATGATTCTTCCTCCAGAAGCCGCAGGCCCGCCGTATCGGTGACGGGCAGGGAGAAGACGATGGCCCCGGCTTTGGGGTCGGCCTTGCGCATGATAGCGTTCATGATCTGGTTTTTCTGGGCGGTGTGGGAGACGATGAGGACCAGCTCCTTTTCGTTGACCAGCTCCACCCCCATGAAGTGGGCGGCCCCCTCCATGCCGGTGCCCTTGGCGTGGATGACGGTGCCGCCGCCGGCTCCCTCGGCGCGGGCCGCATCCATGATGGAACCGGTGTGGCCCTGGTTGGCGATGACGAGCAGCAGCTCATAGCGGGTATCTTTCAAGGTGCTCTCCTCCTCTGCGGTGAAGGTCTGGTGTTCGGTCAGGAATTGCAGGGCGCGCTTGCCGCCGATGCTGCTGACCGGCACGATGAAGGCGATGCCGGTGCCGGGCACATCGATCTGCAGCTTGCGGCGCAGGCCCTTCTGGAGCCTGGGCCAGGTGTCGGCAGTGATCATGGCAAAGAGGACGGCTTTCTCGGTCTTTTCCAGGCCGAGGGTGGAAAGCGTCTCCTGCACGGCGGTGCCGGAGCCGACGGTGCGCAGGCTGACCGTGACGCCGAACTCGGCATACAGAGCCAGAAAGGCGTCGGTGGAGCGGCGGTCGGTGATGGTGACCAGCCAGTAAAGTGAATTCACGCAAAGACCTCCTTACAGCTCGATGATGGCGTCATCCGGCAGGTCGGCAAAAGCCAGCGCGGGGGTGGTGTGCACCGGCTGTGCGCTGCGGGCGCGGCGCTGCTTGAGCTGCGCCATCAGGCCCATGAGCTGCACGGTGATGAGGGGCGTCATGGCGACCATGGCCACCACGCCGAACGCATCGGTGACGATGTTGCCGCCCACCGCCGCGCAGGCACCCTGCGCCAGCGGCAGCAGGAAGGTGGCCGTCATGGGGCCGGAGGCAACGCCGCCCGCGTCGAACGCGATGGCGGTGTAGAGCTTGGGCACCACGAACGAGATGCCGATGGCGAACGCATAGCCGGGGATGAGGAACCACAGGATGGAAATCCCGGTGAGCACCCGCACCATGGCGAGGCCGACCGAGAGGGAGACACCGGCCGAGAGGGCCGCGCCCATCGTCCCGG
Proteins encoded in this window:
- a CDS encoding TraX family protein encodes the protein MEQLMKKGLDGTRLKTVALVLMVLDHIHYFFEFTGWVPTWFSMLGRLSAPLFLFCTVEGFAHTHDRKRYVLRIWAIGTAMAALEFFMIYAGAFRRGDGFYPQNAIFQDLVLLCVVWQGIDWLREKKIAKGAAAIAAVLCWPYMVVAFLLLFPQVQDMPIASAVVAFLMTSPLPMWTAVTDGSWGFLLGGVLLYALRGHRPVQLGVWALNALLWDLVLPFAMVHAQADFVWTQMFTDYYEWFGVGAVVLMLLYNGQRGSGHKQLFYWFYPAHIYLLYGASCLLYNVMR
- a CDS encoding response regulator transcription factor yields the protein MANILAVDDNPDLCALLRTALERDGHRVETRCSGKEITDALCRWADCILLDVMMPNESGFAVCRRIREQTDAPILFLTARTDEASVLEGLGIGGDDYLTKPFRVGELRARVAAHLRRQNRVPVYRMVRSGVSFDMTGKSASYAEKELPLTRSEYAICEYLALHAGQTFTKEQIYEAVFGVDGTADDTAITQHIKNIRVKLRAAGAPETLLKTVWGVGYQWKSEN
- a CDS encoding alpha/beta hydrolase, with the translated sequence MNQFTHPVGRRSATLTGYVQQTSSALPNLNVCPAVLICPGGGYAYCTDREAEPVALAFLNAGYNAFVLRYTVSTSCPGAEVFDNALAEAEESLIYLHDHAEELHIDPDKIAVLGFSAGAHLTGALGTMGRIRPAALLLGYGVYAADGVAMGVQMPNVLNHIDAQTPPSFLFATQGDRLVPASNSLDFASRLAALHTPYEIHIFSYGDHGASLGTLNVTAPRSYENPDLAHWFPMALRFLEHIFRHDELVPQPAEATEYGPDMRIGKLLDDPASAPLLAEHLPELVELVQNYPDCRALTLKKFQLFTQTLPQERFDACVKALTALN
- a CDS encoding YitT family protein, whose translation is MNHTHRRQLFWNSLVIVLGNALYALTVALFLEPAGLVTGGATGIALAFGRLTGLSVSGFLLVFNLAMLVWGWAVLGRAFALNTLASSILSPVFLALWERLLADRVLTEDIFLCTVFAGLGIGVALGLVIRAGASTGGMDIPPLVLQKWFRLPVSLTMMVFDIAILLVQALFSPPEQVLYGIVMVILHTIVMDKMLLLGDSRTQVKIVSARSDEILDAILEQIDRGVTILHGEGGYTHEPTEVLLSVVSNRELPKLEKLVHSIDPECFLIVSRVTEVSGRGFSLEKQYQ
- a CDS encoding C39 family peptidase, which codes for MEKIVLAPYIDQTDRWVNGCESISAVMLLQAMGIRIDPDTFIERDLPHAPYWEQDGKLYGPDPWQVYPGDPHDHTGYGCYAPCIVRALNSALEHEGAAGQFEVVDESGKTAAELCRYIDAGMPVVFWATLDFQPVPEQRDHWLLADGTDFAWKCNEHCLLLVGYDAEHYWFNDPWHDHGLCCQPKALVEACHAAQGMFAVTLRRR
- a CDS encoding phospholipase D-like domain-containing protein encodes the protein MQKDELKQNVKNYAQKFEDGGLRLLKKGQKGVIHAIFSRFGLVLLLLLLQVGLLVSIFRWFGNLWPHYFGGSVAVTAVMVLYLLNSKMDNSAKITWMVVIALFPVVGVPLFFYVKSNFGHNILRKRLLELEDVLRTQLPQNRSVVQKLEASEPGAASLATYLYGRGGGFPVYENTAMTYFPSGEAKFEELLRQLETAEKYIFVEYFIIDEGLFWGRVLEVLARKAAAGVDVRVMYDGTCEFSTLPRDYPRRLEALGIQCKVFSPVQPFVSTHYNYRDHRKILVIDGRVGFTGGVNLADEYINQVEKYGRWKDAAIMLEGEAVRSLTALFLQMWCILKEPEFDAFLAEPIPVPENAGGTAAPYGDCPLDGERVGEMVYIDLLNRARRYIHIMTPYLILDGELETALKFAAERGVDVHLILPGIADKKFANSLAKTHYSSLLDSGVKISEWTPGFVHAKVFVVDDREAVVGTINLDYRSLYHHFEDAVWLTDAPCIRDIEADFQATLEQCRTVENDPRSIWQGRWLFRALGMLLKVLAPLL
- the udk gene encoding uridine kinase, with amino-acid sequence MNNLIIGIAGGSGSGKTTLAIRLKERFGEDEVRLISHDSYYKRHDELPFAERCKLNYDHPDAFDNDLLIEHLQELKAGRAIDCPVYDYADLNRSSEVQHIEPAPVLIVEGILPLAEPELCKLFDYKIYVDTDADERILRRILRDVKERGRSLDSVITQYRTTVKPMHEAFVEPSKRNADIIIPNGGENGPAIEMLAHHIRSLIQKANMQ
- a CDS encoding P-II family nitrogen regulator, which codes for MNSLYWLVTITDRRSTDAFLALYAEFGVTVSLRTVGSGTAVQETLSTLGLEKTEKAVLFAMITADTWPRLQKGLRRKLQIDVPGTGIAFIVPVSSIGGKRALQFLTEHQTFTAEEESTLKDTRYELLLVIANQGHTGSIMDAARAEGAGGGTVIHAKGTGMEGAAHFMGVELVNEKELVLIVSHTAQKNQIMNAIMRKADPKAGAIVFSLPVTDTAGLRLLEEES
- a CDS encoding histidine kinase dimerization/phospho-acceptor domain-containing protein, which encodes MEKRKLISLRAVLLGYLVQTAVSCIVAAVLWLLLFFLCIDSGWLLPANRAARVSNEAVQNILPYRTAKTFDPAELDPLCRYVLIDAEGNTVLATNMDSSHLQKAMREWTGDLRWEIGYEQYYLRVRLQDGTVCLLQFDYAVPYADPTLRDTLPDVQTMHLILGIFLLVGVVAWSTHRSGAFLRRETARLTEASRQVAEKKGIEDIDFTGAKVREYDEALRALQLMGEELTDSLQAQWEMEHRQRESIIQLSHKLKTPLTVIQGNAELLAEDEGMTGEQKAQLDAILRSTGETRNYLTRIRAEVQTPLKYKQRP